The following proteins are encoded in a genomic region of Brachypodium distachyon strain Bd21 chromosome 1, Brachypodium_distachyon_v3.0, whole genome shotgun sequence:
- the LOC100827912 gene encoding protein transport protein sec31: MELFAHAKAVRLKSRHDKFLYADEDELHVTQDRNGSSPNARWAVEHAAPGCVRLRSRYGRYLAASSEPFLLGMTGRKVLQAAAPAPGAGARPDASVEWEPVRDGFQARLKTRQGGNYLRANGGLPPWRNSVTHDVPHRTATQDWVLWDVEIVQVLTPGPAEHAASAPAAVLAPESPPAPKLRPPPTPHEAHHRPTKSYAAATPPPEYAPPPPPPKRAEHAAPPPPARPDPRLSKLESSNSFSAPLHKVEGRAIHYLIADDKGNVDDDVERHSFTFNGSNLEELTHKLQEETGLDDLIICTRSPINGKLTPLLLQLPPNNAAMHIVLVRESSKVAKTFPWPYGS, from the exons atggagctGTTCGCGCACGCCAAGGCGGTGCGGCTGAAGAGCAGGCACGACAAGTTCCTGTACGCGGACGAGGACGAGCTGCACGTCACGCAGGACCGGAACGGCTCCTCCCCCAACGCGCGGTGGGCGGTCGAGCACGCCGCCCCAGGATGCGTGCGCCTCAGGAGCCGCTACGGCCGCTACCTGGCCGCCTCCAGCGAGCCCTTCCTGCTCGGAATGACGGGCCGCAAGgtgctgcaggcggcggcccCCGCGCCCGGAGCCGGGGCCAGGCCCGACGCGTCCGTGGAGTGGGAGCCCGTCAGGGACGGGTTCCAGGCGCGGCTCAAGACACGGCAGGGAGGGAACTACCTCCGCGCCAACGGCGGCCTCCCGCCGTGGCGGAACTCCGTCACCCATGACGTGCCGCACCGCACCGCCACGCAGGACTGGGTGCTCTGGGATGTCGAGATCGTGCAGGTGCTCACGCCGGGCCCCGCCGAACACGCCGCGTCCGCGCCGGCTGCCGTCCTCGCGCCCGAGTCCCCGCCCGCGCCCAAGCTCaggccgccgcccacgccgcaCGAGGCGCACCACCGCCCCACCAAGTCGTACGCagccgcgacgccgccgccggagtacgcgccgcctccgccgccgccgaaacGAGCTGAGCacgcagcgccgccaccgccggcacGGCCGGATCCCAGGCTCTCCAAGCTCGAG TCCTCCAATTCTTTCTCCGCCCCATTGCACAAGGTGGAGGGCCGTGCAATCCATTACCTCATCGCAGATGATAAGGGAAACGTAGATGATGATGTTGAGAGACACTCGTTCACATTTAATGGCTCCAACTTGGAGGAGCTCACCCACAAGCTACAAGAGGAGACAGGCCTTGATGATCTAATTATCTGCACACGCAGCCCTATCAATGGGAAGCTCACTCCTCTGCTTCTGCAGCTACCACCAAACAATGCAGCAATGCATATTGTGCTCGTCCGTGAGTCCTCAAAAG TGGCAAAAACATTTCCTTGGCCCTATGGCTCATAA
- the LOC100828736 gene encoding LEAF RUST 10 DISEASE-RESISTANCE LOCUS RECEPTOR-LIKE PROTEIN KINASE-like 1.5, with amino-acid sequence MPPHVSLLPLLLLAAGILPPAAARHSPPPPPAPHQIKSTGGGGGGSSNNVVTTALVSAASLLVVLLLYLCAAIAVRRFRPWSRPRGQEQSAASSYSHSQQACRAAAFLRRHGLHHNRPAFTYEQLRAATAGFDASRKLGDGGFGTVFLGYLPPAGRPAAVKRLHVPPSPSPSSATITKSFCNEVLILSALRHPNLVRLHGFCADPRALLLVYDFVPNGTLSHHLHRRRANASPTAPPPPPPLPWRTRLAMAAQIASALEYLHFGVKPHVVHRDVTSSNIFLEADMRARLGDFGLSRLLSPPDACSTAAGRDLVCCTAPQGTPGYLDPDYHRSFQLTEKSDVYSLGVVVLELVTGLRPVDVGRERRDVTLADWVVSKIQVGELREVVDPPVLDECPAVMPSVEAVAELAFRCVAPDKDDRPDAREVLAELRRIQGMLPESCSHKGS; translated from the coding sequence ATGCCCCCGCATGTCTCTCTcctgccgctcctcctcctcgccgccgggatcctcccgccggccgccgcccggcatagccctcctcctcccccggccCCGCACCAGATCAAgagcaccggcggcggaggtggaggcagcagcaacaacgtGGTCACGACCGCGCTCGTCTCGGCGGCGTCGCTGCTCGTGGTGCTCCTGCTCTACCTctgcgccgccatcgccgtccGCCGCTTTCGCCCGTGGAGTCGCCCCCGCGGCCAGGAGCAAAGCGCGGCGTCGTCGTACTCGCACTCGCAGCAGGCCTGCCGCGCCGCGGcgttcctccgccgccacggcctgcACCACAACCGCCCGGCCTTCACCTACGAGCAGCtccgcgccgccacggccgggTTCGACGCCTCGCGGAAGCTCGGGGACGGAGGGTTCGGGACCGTCTTCCTCGGGTACCTCCCCCCGGCgggccgccccgccgccgtcaagCGCCTCCACGTCCCGCCTTCCCCGTCCCCGTCCTCCGCCACCATCACCAAGTCCTTCTGCAACGAGGTGCTCATCCTCTCCGCGCTCCGCCACCCCAACCTCGTCCGCCTCCACGGCTTCTGCGCCGACCcgcgcgcgctcctcctcgtctacgacttcgtccccaacggcaCCCTCTCCCAccatctccaccgccgccgcgccaaCGCTTCCCCGacggcgcccccgccgcctccgccgctccccTGGCGGACCCGCCTCGCCATGGCGGCCCAGATCGCGTCGGCGCTCGAGTACCTCCACTTCGGGGTCAAGCCCCACGTCGTGCACCGCGACGTCACCTCCTCAAACatcttcctcgaggccgacaTGCGCGCCCGCCTCGGCGACTTCGGCCTCTCGCGCCTCCTCTCGCCGCCCGACGCCTGCTCCACGGCCGCCGGCAGGGACCTCGTCTGCTGCACGGCCCCGCAGGGAACGCCGGGGTACCTCGATCCGGACTACCACCGGTCCTTCCAGCTCACGGAGAAGAGCGACGTCTACAGCCTAGGCGTCGTGGTGCTGGAGCTCGTCACGGGGCTGCGGCCTGTGGACGTGGGCAGGGAGCGCAGGGACGTCACGCTGGCCGACTGGGTGGTGTCCAAGATCCAGGTTGGAGAGCTCAGGGAGGTCGTCGACCCGCCGGTGCTCGACGAGTGCCCCGCCGTGATGCCGAGCGTCGAGGCTGTGGCGGAGCTGGCGTTCCGGTGCGTGGCGCCCGACAAGGATGACCGGCCCGATGCCCGAGAGGTGCTGGCCGAGCTGAGGAGGATCCAAGGGATGCTTCCTGAATCGTGCAGCCACAAAGGTTCTTGA